A DNA window from Magnetococcales bacterium contains the following coding sequences:
- a CDS encoding CHASE domain-containing protein, whose product MNPVPSFQPPSPDPLPAQWPKRDPFLRTHSMILLVATSGLLFSVVTFFGVRAQITHHLKQEFEWVAQDRHRAVRKGLESALGAIHELNDLFLSSPGIQEPTFQQVANLIRSRYPEIESLQWVPMEPAPGSNGDEQARIHFQEPSDGAMTHVGLDHYSDPTRRKLLEEARDTGRMVVSGRIPLSPDNPHRLGFLAAQPVYQPNVALATVLERHHGLKGYIIGVFQFANLAEEAISMLEPRGVECMILDDQASEAERFLHFYASRLTDSSFTFHHPEDWQRWLTQPDPKLSATTRLGNQHWSITCSQTSHFRSAEWFIHGDWVTLMTGILLTWLLTHYLLRIKTDLAIRTDMAQQLEKSERLLSVLFHRSPDIIRLVDRKGRPLLVNRLPASGESDPADPLRAASPEFRKEYLQALERAFDLHETNHFHHRARNDRWWEVRIVPLNEETGITSAMVVATDISDNKMLQEQAAKNARLASLGLMAAGVAHEINNPNNSIYYNASLLADAWNTVKPILDEYFRENGEFAISGLPYSEMGEKIPRIIGWILENTERIKKIVELLKNLARDDTGMDKQPVDLHQLTQGTLLLLNNTIQKHTERFISHIPPHLPPVMGNARQLEQVLINVIVNALQSLPDRNRAVHLEATLDESGHEVVLIVRDHGRGIHPTYLEKITEPFFTTRLERGGTGLGLSISASIIKNHGGRLRFESEVDSGTTVFIHLPCVGDC is encoded by the coding sequence ATGAACCCTGTTCCCTCTTTCCAACCGCCCTCCCCGGATCCTCTTCCCGCCCAATGGCCAAAAAGGGATCCGTTTCTGCGCACCCACAGCATGATTCTGCTGGTGGCCACCTCCGGACTGCTGTTTTCCGTGGTGACCTTTTTCGGGGTACGGGCGCAAATCACCCATCATCTGAAACAGGAGTTTGAATGGGTCGCCCAGGACCGTCACCGGGCGGTGCGCAAAGGGCTGGAATCGGCCCTGGGCGCCATTCATGAACTCAACGATCTGTTTCTGTCCTCCCCCGGGATTCAGGAGCCGACCTTCCAGCAGGTGGCGAACCTGATCCGCTCCCGTTATCCGGAAATCGAATCCCTGCAATGGGTTCCCATGGAGCCGGCCCCCGGATCCAACGGCGACGAACAGGCCCGGATCCACTTTCAGGAGCCATCCGATGGAGCCATGACACACGTCGGCCTGGACCACTATTCCGATCCCACGCGACGCAAGCTCCTGGAAGAAGCCAGAGACACAGGCCGCATGGTGGTCAGCGGTCGCATTCCCCTCTCCCCGGACAATCCCCACCGTCTCGGTTTTCTCGCCGCCCAGCCGGTCTATCAGCCCAACGTGGCACTGGCCACGGTTCTGGAACGCCATCACGGTCTGAAAGGTTACATCATCGGGGTGTTCCAGTTTGCCAATCTGGCCGAAGAGGCCATCTCCATGCTGGAACCCCGGGGCGTGGAGTGCATGATCCTCGACGACCAGGCCTCCGAGGCCGAACGTTTTTTGCACTTTTACGCCTCCCGTCTCACCGACTCCAGCTTCACCTTCCACCATCCCGAGGATTGGCAACGCTGGCTCACACAGCCGGATCCCAAGCTGTCCGCCACCACCCGTCTGGGCAATCAGCACTGGTCGATCACCTGTTCCCAGACCAGCCATTTCCGTTCCGCCGAATGGTTCATCCATGGTGACTGGGTTACCCTGATGACCGGCATTCTGCTCACCTGGCTGTTGACCCACTATCTGCTGCGCATCAAGACCGATCTGGCCATCCGTACCGACATGGCCCAACAACTGGAAAAATCGGAACGGCTGTTGAGCGTGCTGTTTCACCGTTCGCCGGACATCATCCGTCTGGTGGACCGGAAGGGACGACCGTTGCTGGTGAATCGTCTGCCCGCGTCCGGAGAGTCGGATCCCGCGGATCCGTTGCGGGCGGCTTCGCCGGAGTTCCGTAAGGAGTACCTCCAGGCTCTGGAACGGGCCTTCGATCTGCACGAGACCAACCACTTCCACCACCGGGCCAGGAATGATCGATGGTGGGAGGTGCGCATCGTCCCCCTGAACGAAGAGACCGGCATCACCTCCGCCATGGTGGTGGCCACCGACATCTCCGACAACAAAATGCTTCAGGAACAAGCGGCCAAAAATGCCCGTCTCGCCTCGTTGGGTCTCATGGCCGCCGGCGTGGCCCACGAAATCAACAATCCCAACAACTCCATCTACTACAACGCCTCCTTGCTGGCCGACGCCTGGAATACGGTCAAGCCGATCCTGGACGAATACTTCCGCGAAAACGGGGAGTTCGCCATTTCTGGCCTGCCCTACTCCGAAATGGGGGAAAAAATCCCCCGCATCATCGGCTGGATCCTGGAAAATACCGAACGGATCAAGAAAATCGTCGAACTGCTCAAAAACCTCGCCCGGGACGATACGGGGATGGACAAGCAGCCCGTGGACCTCCACCAGTTGACTCAAGGGACTCTGCTGCTGCTCAACAACACCATCCAGAAACACACGGAACGGTTCATCTCCCACATTCCGCCCCATCTGCCTCCGGTCATGGGCAATGCCCGGCAACTGGAACAGGTGCTGATCAACGTGATCGTCAACGCCCTGCAATCCCTGCCGGACCGGAACCGGGCGGTCCATCTGGAAGCCACCCTGGACGAATCGGGCCATGAGGTGGTACTGATCGTGCGGGATCACGGTCGGGGGATTCATCCCACCTATCTGGAAAAAATCACCGAACCCTTTTTCACCACCCGTCTGGAACGGGGAGGAACCGGTTTGGGACTTTCCATTTCCGCCTCGATCATCAAGAATCATGGTGGCCGACTGCGCTTCGAGTCCGAGGTGGACAGCGGCACCACGGTCTTCATCCATCTGCCCTGCGTGGGAGACTGCTGA
- the phoB gene encoding phosphate regulon transcriptional regulator PhoB produces the protein MRSKVLIIDDESAIRDTVCLILANAGFESLEASSVHEAQGLLRHITPNLILLDWMLKGVSGLEYLRLLKKDEITRPIPVIMLTARGEESDKVNGLEQGADDYITKPFSAKELLARIKVALRRIEPVSLEDEVVFDELVLNRAKHTIRIGHQSLKCSAMEFRLLGFFITHPDRVYHRDQLLDLVWGRNVHVGDRTVDVHVRSLRKLLEPSGKEGLLQTVRGAGYMFSANLQS, from the coding sequence TTGCGTTCCAAGGTGTTGATCATCGATGACGAATCCGCCATTCGGGATACGGTCTGTCTGATTCTGGCCAATGCCGGGTTTGAAAGTCTGGAAGCCTCCAGCGTTCACGAAGCCCAGGGGCTGTTGCGGCACATCACCCCCAATTTGATCCTTTTGGATTGGATGCTCAAGGGAGTTTCGGGACTGGAGTATTTGCGTCTGCTCAAAAAAGATGAAATCACCCGACCCATTCCGGTCATCATGCTCACCGCCCGGGGCGAGGAGTCGGACAAGGTCAACGGTCTGGAGCAGGGCGCGGATGATTATATCACCAAACCGTTTTCCGCCAAGGAGTTGCTTGCCCGGATCAAGGTGGCGTTGCGTCGCATCGAACCCGTTTCTCTGGAAGATGAGGTGGTCTTCGATGAACTGGTGCTCAATCGCGCCAAGCATACCATCCGGATCGGTCATCAATCCCTCAAGTGCAGTGCCATGGAGTTCCGATTGTTGGGTTTTTTCATCACCCATCCGGATCGGGTCTACCATCGGGATCAGTTGTTGGATCTGGTATGGGGGCGCAATGTTCATGTGGGGGATCGCACGGTGGATGTGCATGTACGTTCCCTGCGCAAATTGTTGGAACCGTCTGGCAAGGAGGGGTTGCTGCAAACGGTTCGGGGTGCGGGATACATGTTTTCGGCCAATTTGCAATCATGA